A window of Sphingobacterium kitahiroshimense genomic DNA:
ACCTAAGATGGCTACTGAAAAATTAAAAGAAATGGGTGCTATAAAAACAAATGAATGGCTGATGTTACTTGCTTTTTTTATATTGTTGGGATTATGGATTTTCGGAGGATCACTATCCATAGATGCCACAACTACAGCATTTATTGGACTGACACTGTTATTGCTCACATCTGTCCTGACTTGGGAAGATGTAAAATCAGAGAAAGGAGCATGGGACACCATTGTGTGGTTTGCAGTACTTGTCATGATGGCCAGCTCTTTAAATGAACTTGGTTTTATTGGCTGGTTCAGTGATTTGATCAAAACGGAGATCGGCGGATTAAATTGGATTGTTGCCTTTCCTGTCATCATTTTAGTCTATTTCTACAGCCATTATATTTTTGCCAGTGCCACTGCACATGTTGCGGCAATGTACGCCGCTATGCTCGGAGTAGGAGTTTCCTTAGGTATACCAGGTATGCTATTGGCGATGATGCTTGGTTTCGTAGGATCTATATATGGTGTCCTTACACATTATGGACATGGTCCTGCTCCTGTTTATTTCGGTAGTGGCTATGTAGATCTCAAGTCATGGTGGGTAAAGGGTTTTGAAATTGGAGTGCTGTTACTCGTGATCTACATGGCAGTTGGTGGTCTGTGGATGAAAATAATCGGTTATTATTAATTCTTTGCTTATGTTATCAACCCTATCTCGAAAATTAGTAATGTGTTTGACAGGTTTATTCCTATGTTTTTTCCTTATCATTCACTTTTTAGGAAATTTGCAACTGTTTTTACCTTCCGAACAGGCCCATACACAGTTCAATGCCTATTCTCAATTTCTATCTGGTAATATTTTAATAAAAATAGTTTCATATGTACTTTATTCAAGCATTCTGATACATGCCCTGGATGCTTTGGTCATTACCCTTAAAAATAGAAAATCCGGAAAACAGTACCAACGTGATCAAAGACAAAGGGCGAGTAAATGGTATAGTCGCAACATGGGTATTCTAGGTACCATTATTTTAATATTTCTAGTCATTCATTTTCAAAATTTTTGGTACGTCTATAAATTCGGGAGTCCACCAATAGATAGCAATGGTAATAAAGATCTTTATATTTTGGTAGTAACCACATTTAAAGAATGGTGGTATGTGCTCATTTACGTCTTATCTATGGTTGCATTATGCTACCACCTCATTCATGGTGTACATAGTGCCATTCGTACTTTAGGGCTCTTTCATCCAAAATATGTAAAGTGGATCAAAACCTGTGGCATAGCCTACTCCATTATTATTAGTGTAGGGTTTGCTATGATGCCCATCTACATTTATTTGACACAATAGCTAAACCTTTATATTTTAAGAATATGAATTTAGATGCAAAAATCCCCGAAGGTTCTTTA
This region includes:
- a CDS encoding succinate dehydrogenase cytochrome b subunit, whose product is MLSTLSRKLVMCLTGLFLCFFLIIHFLGNLQLFLPSEQAHTQFNAYSQFLSGNILIKIVSYVLYSSILIHALDALVITLKNRKSGKQYQRDQRQRASKWYSRNMGILGTIILIFLVIHFQNFWYVYKFGSPPIDSNGNKDLYILVVTTFKEWWYVLIYVLSMVALCYHLIHGVHSAIRTLGLFHPKYVKWIKTCGIAYSIIISVGFAMMPIYIYLTQ